In Solidesulfovibrio fructosivorans JJ], a genomic segment contains:
- a CDS encoding metallophosphoesterase family protein — protein sequence MNLPTIEATGLLCIPDPHIAATPPMQRLESYMDDVLQKLAACLEHAVREKLVPVILGDLFHWPRENPNTLIVALIELFRPHRPFVLVGNHDKYQARFTPDTSLAVLRAADVVTVLDAPGLFLRLVTPTGTAVVGASPDGAPLPAAVEKEAGETSVWLTHHGIGFPDAEDRHVRIHEIAGLDWVINGHLHRPHPTVVSGATRWANPGNITRLKFTRKAMTRVPAASVWRPGADDLEHWPVPYRPFAEVFPDQEFPPEEASSPEYKSRFLEGLSRLAWRRTREGAGLGEFLRANLNPENPETAVIWELYREVTDAGK from the coding sequence ATGAATCTGCCCACCATCGAGGCCACGGGGCTTTTGTGTATCCCCGACCCGCACATTGCCGCCACGCCCCCCATGCAGCGGCTGGAGTCCTATATGGACGACGTGCTGCAAAAGCTCGCCGCCTGTTTGGAGCATGCCGTCCGGGAGAAGCTCGTGCCGGTGATCCTCGGCGACCTGTTCCACTGGCCGCGCGAGAACCCGAACACGCTGATCGTGGCGCTGATCGAGCTTTTCCGGCCGCACCGTCCCTTTGTCCTGGTCGGCAACCACGACAAGTACCAGGCGCGCTTCACGCCGGACACGTCCCTGGCCGTGCTGCGCGCGGCGGACGTGGTCACGGTGCTCGACGCGCCGGGGCTTTTCCTGCGCCTTGTCACGCCCACGGGCACGGCCGTTGTCGGCGCGTCGCCCGACGGCGCGCCGCTGCCCGCCGCCGTCGAAAAGGAGGCGGGGGAGACGAGCGTGTGGCTCACCCACCACGGCATCGGCTTTCCCGACGCCGAGGACCGCCATGTCCGCATCCACGAGATTGCCGGCCTGGACTGGGTCATAAACGGCCACCTGCACCGGCCGCATCCGACCGTGGTTTCCGGGGCGACCCGCTGGGCCAACCCCGGCAACATCACGCGCCTCAAATTCACGCGCAAAGCCATGACCCGCGTGCCGGCGGCCTCGGTCTGGCGGCCGGGCGCGGACGACCTGGAACACTGGCCCGTGCCGTACCGCCCCTTTGCCGAGGTGTTTCCGGACCAGGAGTTTCCGCCAGAGGAGGCTTCCTCGCCGGAGTACAAGTCCAGGTTTTTGGAGGGGCTGTCCCGGCTGGCCTGGCGGCGCACCCGCGAGGGGGCCGGTCTGGGGGAATTCCTGCGCGCCAATCTCAATCCCGAAAACCCGGAGACGGCAGTCATCTGGGAGCTTTACCGCGAGGTCACCGATGCCGGTAAATAA